The DNA region AAGGGTTACCCAAATATGGATGTGTAGAGGCTATACTAGTGGTAGTAGATAGGTTGATTAAGTATGGCCAGTTTGTGGCCCTGAAGCATCTTTATACAACACAGGATATAGCTGATATATTCCTAAAAGAAATATACAGGTTGCATGGTATACTAAGGACTATTGTGACAACCAGGGATGCTATCTTTACTAGTCAGTTTTGGCAACAACTTTGCAAAACCATGATAACTAAATTGAATATATCTACTTCTTATCATCCCCAATCTGATGGTCAAACAGAGAGGCTTAACGGGTGTTTGGAGTCCTATTTGAGATCTATGGTATTCATTAATCCAAAGCAGTGGGTGAAGTGGCTGCCATTAGCAGAATGATGGTACAATACCAACTGCCATAGCTCACTAAAGACCATCCCTTTTCAGGATTTATATGGGTTCTCACCTACACAAATTCCCTTGGGGTCCCTAACATACTCAACACGTACAATAGTAGGGTCCCTTATAGCTTAGAGACAACAAATGTTGCGAAATCTGAAAGAAAACATGAATCAAGCCCAGGCCCGTATGAAGTTTTACTCTGATAAACGCATGTCAGATAGAACTTTAGATGTAGGAGATATGGTGTATCTAAAACTACAGCCATACAGGCAAACATCAGTAGCAGTACGAAGGAATCTAAAGCTTAGTGCAAAATATTACGGACCATATAAAATCACAGAGAAGATAGAAACAGTAGCTTACAGATTTGAGCTCCCTTCTGGATCTCAGATCCACCCGGTCTTTCACGCGTCCCATCTCAAAAAATGTGTGGGTTTGACAAACTCACCACAACAGCAACCTCCAATCTGCGATGCAGATGGTCAAGTCTTGGTCCAGCCACTGGCGATTTTACAAAGGCGAATTCTTAAGGTGAATAATGCTGTGGGGATTAAGGTGCTAGTACAATGGACGAATCTAGGAGCAGATGAGGTGACATAGGAGGATTGGGGCTATATTAAGAGTTAATTTCCCGACAAAGTCATTCTTCATCGGTGAGGTATTGTTAGGAATGAAGGTTGTCGGCTAAGATATTAGGGAAATAAAATGAATAAAGAGAACTAGGGTTAGGGATAAAAGATTAATGAAGGGCGACGTGGCAACATCAGGAGCGTTCATAGCATTTAACATTAGGCGGCTCAGATTATAAGTCCTAATAATATCCAACGATGGGGAATATTCTAGAAGACTATTAATACACAACTCAACTCAAAATAAACGGTTATGCAAACACTGGTAATCTAATAACTTCTTTCTCTACTATCACTCACTCTCTCTCTTCGATCTCATTCTCTCTTCTTCGATCTCTCACTTcaattccttcttcttttgtaaGAATCCATTGAAGCTCGTTGTTGATTAACTTGTAGTCTACAATTATTACATTGTATTGTACATTGAATACAATTGAGCtaataaaatttttattgatTTCCGCTATCTCATATCAAATTATAATTCCATTTACAATATTATACAAAGCGTCAAGTTTATAAACAGATTTGACTTATGTATGTTATTGTTTACTTCTATTTAATTTCAAAGCTATAGGTTACAAGAATTTAGTGAATCTTATTAGTAAAGTCCCTACTTTTATATCATACAATTGTATTGATACTATTCTATTTTCTAGAGGTTTTCTCTTTCATGGATACTAATAATGGAAGagacaaaagaaaatatttgagtactaaggaaagaaaaataagtcTTTCTAAGGGAAGAAGATATAACTCTGCTTTCTTTTCGAGCCATCAATAATTACCGGCTCTCAACGGCTGCGATTCTCCTTTCATCGATCCATCAGTTATGAAAGACTACTGGGTAAAAGCCCCAAATCATTAGAAATACCTTAACATTTTTTTTTACTAACGAAAGATAATATCTAAATAAGAACAGAGAGAATTCTGCTATATATTTACAAATGAGTCAAAACGAACTCCATTTATAGGGTTTTATACAAACTAAAAATTACATAAGcaaatgtttaatttaaattgcATTAAGTCAAAACAAAACATCTAAATAATATTTGCTTTTTTGAATACAAGATCTGTATGTGGTACACATCATCTAGGTAATACAGGTGATGTAGGTTAATAAATGAAGTGAATTTCATGATCTGTCATAGGCCTCCTCCCAAACTTATATTTCAACAttttatgtatgtatatatacaaaaGTAATTCTATTAGatcaatataatttttttaacgGTGAGGATTCAATTG from Nicotiana tabacum cultivar K326 chromosome 24, ASM71507v2, whole genome shotgun sequence includes:
- the LOC142178069 gene encoding uncharacterized protein LOC142178069, which translates into the protein MNQAQARMKFYSDKRMSDRTLDVGDMVYLKLQPYRQTSVAVRRNLKLSAKYYGPYKITEKIETVAYRFELPSGSQIHPVFHASHLKKCVGLTNSPQQQPPICDADGQVLVQPLAILQRRILKVNNAVGIKVLVQWTNLGADEVT